In a single window of the Limnochorda sp. L945t genome:
- a CDS encoding NADH-quinone oxidoreductase subunit NuoE family protein: MSNRLGQSGRGTTGLLAALRDEQVRRGYLSPEALMRIAAERRLSPSVVYGVATFYHEFLIGNVRELVIRVCDSPSCHLAGSELLIEQLERLVARLPGPVGGSVDELEHRAPAVRIERVGCLGQCDRSPAVIIGSRLYLKVQSRELPLLLQRALAGGDAAAPAPAQGGDGRGHT; encoded by the coding sequence ATGTCCAACCGCCTGGGGCAATCTGGCCGCGGGACGACTGGATTGCTGGCGGCGCTGCGAGACGAGCAGGTGCGCCGGGGATATCTCTCCCCCGAGGCCCTGATGCGCATCGCGGCCGAGCGGCGCCTGAGCCCTTCGGTCGTGTACGGGGTCGCCACGTTCTATCACGAGTTCTTGATCGGTAACGTCCGCGAGCTGGTCATCCGGGTATGTGACAGCCCCTCGTGCCACCTGGCCGGCTCGGAGCTGCTCATCGAACAGCTGGAGCGGCTGGTTGCGCGCCTGCCCGGCCCGGTCGGCGGGAGCGTGGACGAACTGGAGCATCGCGCACCGGCGGTACGTATCGAGCGGGTCGGGTGCCTGGGCCAATGCGATCGCAGCCCTGCCGTCATCATCGGATCCCGCCTCTACCTGAAGGTGCAGTCGAGGGAGCTGCCGCTGTTGCTCCAACGAGCCCTGGCGGGCGGCGACGCTGCGGCGCCCGCGCCGGCGCAAGGGGGTGACGGTCGTGGTCACACGTGA
- a CDS encoding complex I 51 kDa subunit family protein has protein sequence MVTRELLLARRGRINPDSFADYRAAGGYRALEEWLTRRTPEAFIEELKRSGLKGRGGAWFPTGLKLEMARGSESPRFMVCNADEGEPGTCKDRVLLEEDPHSVLEGLILAAWAVGSHRGILYLRGEYAHLAPRLEHALRQAEQAHLLGDDILGTGYSLHVELYLGAGAYVCGEETALLNSVEGLRGEPRLRPPYPTQRGLFGWPTVVNNVETLANLPVIAAYGGEWFRHIGHPDCPGTKLFSLVGDVKRPGVVEAPIGVSLEQLIEEAAGGVSGPWPVKWVQIGGACGGVLGKGRLPIDWHGVTLDPQALKALGAGLGTGSVLVCDSTRCPVDVARSLARFFARESCGYCTPCREGSLQILRALDRLATGIGRRQDVDNLDVLTRVMQAASRCALGQSAPVGLRGLLTHFRDEIEAHLLGRCPSGSCPMAEKPAGRDRTGAVAARHVAAAVRGGRAET, from the coding sequence GTGGTCACACGTGAACTGCTGCTGGCCCGCCGGGGCCGGATCAACCCGGACTCTTTCGCGGACTACCGAGCAGCCGGCGGGTACCGGGCGCTCGAGGAGTGGCTCACCCGCCGGACCCCGGAGGCGTTCATCGAGGAACTCAAGCGAAGCGGCCTGAAGGGCCGGGGAGGCGCCTGGTTCCCGACGGGGCTCAAGCTGGAGATGGCCAGGGGTTCGGAGAGCCCCCGGTTCATGGTCTGCAACGCGGACGAGGGCGAGCCGGGGACCTGCAAAGACCGGGTGCTGCTCGAGGAGGACCCCCACTCGGTCCTGGAAGGCTTGATCCTGGCCGCCTGGGCGGTGGGCAGCCACCGCGGCATCCTGTACCTGCGCGGCGAGTACGCCCACCTGGCGCCGCGCCTCGAGCACGCCCTGAGGCAGGCGGAGCAGGCGCACCTGCTCGGAGACGACATCCTCGGCACGGGCTACTCCCTGCACGTCGAGCTTTACCTCGGCGCCGGCGCTTACGTGTGCGGGGAGGAGACGGCGCTGCTCAACTCGGTCGAAGGGCTGAGGGGTGAGCCACGCCTCCGCCCGCCCTATCCCACCCAGCGAGGGCTGTTTGGCTGGCCCACGGTGGTCAACAACGTGGAGACGCTGGCCAATTTACCCGTGATCGCCGCCTATGGCGGGGAGTGGTTCCGCCATATCGGGCATCCCGACTGCCCCGGCACCAAGCTGTTCTCGCTCGTGGGCGACGTCAAGCGCCCGGGCGTGGTGGAGGCGCCCATCGGCGTCTCCCTCGAGCAGCTCATCGAGGAAGCGGCCGGCGGCGTGAGCGGCCCCTGGCCCGTCAAGTGGGTGCAGATCGGCGGGGCCTGCGGCGGGGTACTGGGCAAAGGCCGCTTACCCATCGACTGGCATGGGGTCACGCTCGACCCCCAGGCGCTCAAGGCCCTGGGCGCGGGGCTCGGCACGGGGTCGGTGCTGGTGTGCGACTCCACCCGCTGCCCGGTGGACGTCGCCCGCTCGCTTGCCCGTTTCTTTGCCCGGGAGTCGTGCGGGTACTGCACGCCGTGCAGGGAGGGCAGCCTGCAGATCCTGCGGGCTTTGGACCGCCTGGCGACGGGCATCGGGCGCCGGCAGGACGTCGACAACCTCGACGTGCTGACCCGGGTCATGCAGGCCGCCTCCCGGTGCGCGCTGGGCCAGTCGGCGCCGGTGGGGTTGCGAGGCCTGCTGACGCACTTCCGCGACGAGATCGAGGCCCACCTGCTGGGGCGGTGCCCGTCGGGGTCCTGTCCCATGGCCGAAAAGCCGGCCGGCCGCGACCGCACCGGCGCCGTAGCGGCCCGCCACGTGGCCGCCGCAGTGAGGGGAGGGCGAGCGGAGACATGA
- a CDS encoding NADH-dependent [FeFe] hydrogenase, group A6: MTSRESGITRDPSPQVRIAVTVDGRPVSVPPGSTVLDAVRQAGVDVPTLCSHPDLLIRGSCRLCVVSVDGKPGLVASCETPVHDGMTVRTFGADIQEARRVSLELLLARHPMECPICERSGHCELQAVAQRLGVRAARFTPMLLPAVADRTSPSIVREPARCILCRRCVEVCMDVQSVAALFPAGRGYQTHIGTFMESGLAQVACALCGQCLLACPTGAIHEVDHTERVWQAIADPERHVVVQTAPAIRVSLAEAFGAAPGEITTGKMVAALRRLGFDEVFDTNFAADLTILEEGHEFIGRLLSPGQSPLPMITSCSPGWIKFIEHFYPQLLGHLSSCKSPHEMLGALVKTYYAEKREMDPARLSVVSVMPCTAKKFEAERPEMGRDGMRDVDAVLTTRELARMIREAGIDFASLPEEDFDEPLGLSTGAAALFGATGGVMEAALRTVYAVVTGKEAPPLEFAAVRGIDGLREAEIRINGQAVRVAVAHGLGNARVLLDQIAEGKSPYQFIEVMACPGGCIGGGGQPIPSTKEIRGRRIRAIHAVDESKALRRSHENPALQQLYREYLGEPGSERAHHLLHTHYTPRALWQPVEARAVVS, encoded by the coding sequence ATGACGTCGCGGGAGTCGGGCATCACCAGGGATCCGTCGCCCCAGGTGCGGATCGCCGTGACCGTCGACGGGCGGCCGGTGTCGGTGCCGCCGGGGTCCACGGTGCTGGACGCGGTGCGCCAGGCAGGGGTCGACGTGCCGACCCTGTGCAGCCATCCGGATCTCCTGATCCGGGGCAGCTGCCGGTTGTGCGTCGTGAGCGTGGACGGCAAGCCCGGGCTGGTCGCCTCGTGTGAGACCCCGGTGCACGATGGGATGACGGTGCGGACCTTCGGCGCCGACATCCAGGAGGCGCGGCGGGTCAGTCTGGAGCTCCTGCTGGCGCGGCACCCCATGGAGTGCCCCATTTGCGAGCGCTCGGGGCACTGCGAGCTCCAGGCCGTCGCACAACGGCTGGGCGTGCGGGCTGCCCGGTTTACCCCGATGCTCCTGCCGGCCGTGGCCGATCGAACCAGCCCCTCCATCGTGCGCGAGCCGGCACGGTGCATCCTGTGCCGGCGCTGCGTCGAGGTTTGCATGGACGTGCAATCGGTGGCGGCTCTGTTTCCCGCCGGGCGAGGCTACCAGACGCACATCGGCACGTTCATGGAGTCGGGCCTGGCCCAGGTGGCGTGCGCGCTGTGCGGCCAGTGCCTGCTCGCCTGCCCGACCGGGGCGATCCACGAGGTGGACCACACAGAGCGGGTCTGGCAGGCGATTGCCGACCCGGAGCGACACGTGGTCGTGCAAACGGCCCCGGCCATCCGGGTCTCGCTGGCGGAGGCGTTTGGCGCGGCGCCCGGCGAGATCACCACCGGCAAGATGGTGGCCGCGCTGCGGCGCTTGGGCTTCGACGAGGTGTTCGACACCAACTTCGCGGCGGACCTGACGATTCTCGAGGAGGGCCATGAGTTCATCGGCCGCCTGCTGTCCCCGGGGCAAAGCCCGCTGCCCATGATCACCTCGTGCAGCCCCGGATGGATCAAGTTCATCGAACACTTCTACCCTCAGTTGCTCGGTCATCTGTCGAGTTGCAAGTCTCCGCACGAGATGCTCGGCGCGCTGGTCAAGACCTACTACGCTGAGAAGCGGGAGATGGATCCGGCCCGCCTGAGCGTGGTCTCCGTCATGCCGTGTACGGCCAAGAAGTTCGAGGCGGAGCGACCGGAGATGGGCAGGGACGGGATGCGAGACGTGGATGCCGTCCTGACCACCCGGGAGCTGGCCCGGATGATCCGGGAGGCCGGTATCGACTTCGCCAGCCTGCCGGAGGAGGATTTCGACGAGCCCCTGGGCCTGTCGACGGGAGCGGCCGCGCTCTTCGGCGCCACCGGCGGCGTCATGGAGGCCGCCCTGCGCACGGTATACGCCGTGGTGACCGGTAAGGAGGCGCCGCCCCTCGAGTTCGCGGCCGTGCGGGGCATCGACGGCCTGCGGGAGGCGGAGATCCGCATCAACGGGCAGGCGGTGAGGGTGGCAGTCGCCCACGGCCTGGGTAACGCCCGCGTCTTGCTCGACCAGATCGCCGAGGGGAAGAGCCCTTACCAGTTCATCGAGGTGATGGCATGTCCCGGCGGCTGCATCGGGGGCGGCGGCCAGCCGATACCGTCCACCAAGGAGATCCGAGGGCGGCGGATCCGGGCGATCCATGCCGTGGACGAATCCAAGGCGCTGCGGCGCTCGCACGAAAACCCGGCTCTGCAGCAGCTTTACCGGGAGTACCTCGGGGAGCCGGGCAGCGAGCGCGCCCATCACTTGCTCCACACGCACTACACGCCGCGTGCGCTGTGGCAGCCGGTGGAGGCGCGGGCGGTGGTCTCGTAG
- a CDS encoding tripartite tricarboxylate transporter permease: MDVLSMLGHGFSVALQPINLLLVSLGVIAGTVVGVLPGIGPISAVALLIPMTFKLPAVSAIIAMAGVYYGAMYGGSTTSILLKTPGEASSVVTTFDGYELARQGRAGSALGVAAIGSFIAGTLGVVLMMVGGPPLGRLALAFQPPEYFALMLLGLTATASFAEGSVAKALISMLVGLALGTIGIDLQTGTTRFTFGNPELLDGVEFLVVALGLFAIAEVLWEVVQPETLAQRIPVKTPYPTREDLRQSWRPMLRGGLIGFLLGVLPGVGASTSSFIVYSIEKQVSKHPERFGRGAIEGVAAPESANNGAASGAMVPLLTLGLPGSATTAVMLGALMIHGIQPGPLLIPQHPEIFWGLVASMYIGNVMLLILNLPLVPLFARILDIPKPLLLAAVVALSFIGVYAINNSLLDLLMLIAFGVLGFVMRVYRFPAAPMVLAIVLGPLMEQTMRQAMMMSRGNPSIFFTRPLSLVVLVLSALLLLVPMMRRRRAPASLPSGTPA; encoded by the coding sequence ATGGACGTCCTGTCGATGCTGGGCCACGGTTTCTCCGTCGCCCTGCAGCCCATCAACTTGTTGCTCGTGTCTCTCGGCGTCATCGCCGGGACGGTGGTGGGAGTGCTGCCCGGCATCGGACCCATCAGCGCCGTGGCGCTCCTCATCCCCATGACCTTCAAGCTGCCTGCCGTTTCCGCCATCATTGCCATGGCCGGCGTATACTACGGGGCGATGTACGGCGGTTCCACGACGTCCATCCTGCTCAAGACGCCCGGCGAGGCCTCTTCGGTGGTGACGACGTTCGACGGCTACGAGCTGGCCCGCCAGGGTCGCGCCGGCAGCGCCCTGGGCGTCGCCGCCATCGGATCGTTCATCGCCGGAACGCTCGGCGTGGTACTCATGATGGTGGGCGGCCCGCCGCTGGGACGGCTGGCGCTGGCGTTCCAACCCCCGGAGTACTTCGCGTTGATGCTGCTGGGGTTGACGGCCACGGCCTCCTTTGCCGAGGGTTCGGTGGCCAAGGCACTCATCTCCATGCTGGTAGGGCTGGCCCTGGGTACCATCGGCATCGACCTGCAGACCGGCACGACCCGGTTTACCTTCGGCAACCCCGAGCTCCTGGACGGGGTCGAGTTCCTGGTCGTGGCGCTGGGGCTGTTCGCGATAGCCGAGGTGCTCTGGGAGGTCGTGCAGCCGGAGACGCTGGCCCAGCGCATCCCGGTCAAGACGCCCTACCCGACCCGGGAGGACCTGCGCCAGTCATGGAGGCCGATGCTCCGGGGCGGGCTCATCGGGTTCCTGCTGGGGGTACTGCCCGGTGTGGGGGCCAGCACCTCGTCGTTCATCGTCTACAGCATCGAAAAGCAGGTTTCCAAACACCCGGAGCGCTTCGGGCGAGGCGCCATCGAAGGCGTGGCGGCACCAGAGTCTGCCAACAACGGGGCTGCCTCGGGCGCGATGGTGCCGCTGCTCACCCTGGGCCTCCCGGGGTCGGCCACCACGGCGGTCATGCTGGGAGCGCTCATGATCCACGGCATCCAGCCAGGGCCGCTGCTCATCCCCCAGCACCCCGAGATCTTCTGGGGCCTCGTGGCGAGCATGTACATCGGCAACGTGATGTTGCTCATCCTCAACCTGCCCCTCGTGCCCCTCTTCGCCCGGATCCTCGACATCCCCAAGCCCCTGCTGCTGGCAGCGGTGGTGGCCTTATCCTTCATCGGGGTGTACGCCATCAACAACAGCCTGCTGGACCTCCTGATGCTCATCGCCTTCGGGGTGCTCGGGTTCGTCATGCGGGTCTACCGATTCCCGGCGGCGCCCATGGTGCTCGCCATCGTCCTCGGGCCGCTCATGGAGCAGACCATGCGCCAGGCCATGATGATGTCCCGCGGAAACCCGTCCATCTTCTTCACCCGGCCGCTATCCCTGGTCGTGCTCGTGCTGTCCGCGCTGTTGCTCCTGGTGCCGATGATGCGCCGCAGGCGCGCGCCGGCGAGCTTGCCGAGCGGCACGCCGGCGTGA
- a CDS encoding tripartite tricarboxylate transporter TctB family protein has translation MRRHHDPAHRVSVDTTIGLSMALVALWYLWEAWKLPRFQMTVVVDAHVFPMAVGVALLAVSLLLAARPGPYAAPEGFHWRMPQLWRAAAVALLSLGYVHVLEPLGFVAATFAFLVAVPPVLGWRRWASTVAVAATFSLAIWYFFNNLLQVPLPRGVWPL, from the coding sequence ATGCGCCGGCACCACGACCCGGCTCACCGGGTGAGCGTCGATACGACGATCGGGCTGTCGATGGCGCTGGTCGCGCTCTGGTACCTCTGGGAGGCATGGAAGCTGCCGCGCTTTCAGATGACCGTCGTCGTGGACGCGCACGTCTTTCCCATGGCGGTGGGCGTCGCCTTGCTGGCGGTCTCCCTCCTCCTGGCCGCCCGTCCCGGCCCTTACGCCGCGCCCGAGGGCTTCCACTGGAGGATGCCGCAGCTGTGGCGTGCGGCTGCGGTCGCGCTGCTGAGCCTGGGGTACGTGCACGTCCTGGAGCCTCTGGGCTTCGTGGCGGCTACCTTCGCTTTCCTGGTGGCCGTCCCGCCGGTGCTGGGCTGGCGCCGGTGGGCGAGCACGGTCGCGGTGGCCGCCACCTTCTCCCTGGCCATCTGGTACTTCTTCAACAACCTGCTGCAGGTGCCTCTGCCTCGCGGCGTCTGGCCCCTGTAG
- a CDS encoding Bug family tripartite tricarboxylate transporter substrate binding protein — protein MRGSSLGMRLRWNVHVLPVVVPLTVLMAFMAVFVTTPALAEGYPSRPITVVAPAGPGSGWDLTARTVSQVLTETRLVPVAMPVENRAGGGGAVALSHVVQNRKGDPNTLIVFSPPLILIHLNKQTPFSYRDLTPLARLFNDYQIIGVRSDSRYKSLDELMAVLRQNPKGLVVGGASAPGSMDHLSFMMAAQQSGVDVRNVLYISFPGGSELNAALLGGSIDIVSTSVGDILGYIEAGSVRALAVTSPERLTDPRLSNVPTLKELGINATFEVWRGIFGPPGMPEEARTYMSNALAKMVQTPEWKEMLRRFNWHPGYLPGDQFKAYLDGQEKLMGNLLKEMGLLK, from the coding sequence GTGCGTGGATCGTCGCTGGGCATGCGGTTGCGATGGAATGTCCACGTTCTGCCGGTCGTCGTGCCGTTAACCGTCTTGATGGCCTTCATGGCTGTTTTCGTCACGACTCCAGCTCTGGCCGAAGGTTACCCCTCGCGGCCCATCACCGTCGTCGCTCCAGCAGGTCCCGGGAGCGGATGGGACCTCACGGCCCGCACCGTCTCGCAGGTGCTGACCGAGACCCGCCTCGTCCCCGTGGCGATGCCCGTCGAAAACCGGGCCGGCGGGGGCGGAGCCGTCGCTCTCAGCCACGTCGTACAAAACCGCAAGGGAGACCCCAACACGCTCATCGTCTTCTCGCCACCGCTCATCCTCATCCACCTCAACAAGCAAACGCCTTTCAGCTACCGCGATTTGACGCCGCTTGCACGGCTCTTCAACGACTACCAGATCATCGGGGTGCGCTCCGACTCCCGCTACAAGTCTCTCGACGAGCTGATGGCGGTCCTTCGGCAAAACCCGAAGGGCCTGGTGGTCGGCGGCGCGTCGGCTCCAGGTAGCATGGACCACCTCTCCTTCATGATGGCCGCCCAGCAATCGGGCGTCGACGTGCGCAACGTGCTGTACATCAGCTTCCCGGGTGGATCGGAGCTCAACGCCGCCCTCCTGGGAGGCTCCATCGACATCGTCTCAACCAGCGTCGGCGACATCCTCGGGTACATCGAGGCCGGCTCGGTCCGGGCCCTGGCCGTCACCTCGCCGGAGCGCCTGACCGACCCCCGCCTCTCCAACGTCCCGACGCTCAAGGAGCTCGGCATCAACGCCACGTTCGAGGTGTGGCGGGGCATCTTCGGGCCGCCCGGCATGCCGGAGGAGGCCCGCACGTACATGTCCAACGCCCTGGCCAAGATGGTCCAGACGCCGGAGTGGAAGGAGATGCTGCGCCGGTTCAACTGGCATCCGGGCTACCTGCCGGGAGACCAGTTCAAGGCTTACCTCGACGGGCAAGAGAAGCTCATGGGCAACCTGTTGAAAGAGATGGGGCTGCTCAAGTAA
- a CDS encoding ABC transporter permease, protein MTAAHRRYVKAQRRARLAAAAGQAALLALLLGGWELAADQGWVSAFLVSRPSAAAGAILQLASQGHLWVHLASTALASAAGFVAGTALGVAIAAALWWWPYLARVLEPYLVVFNAIPKVALGPLFIVWLGTNVQSVIAMAIAITVVVAVVVVLGAFVETDPARVQLLRSLGARRGQIFRMLIVPSAVPAIIGALKVNVGLALVGAVTGEFLAGGRGLGYLIVYGGQVFDMNLVMASLALLIGLSVLLYATVALLERVMLRRFGTQEHEQHS, encoded by the coding sequence ATGACCGCCGCTCATCGCCGATACGTCAAGGCGCAGCGACGGGCCCGCCTGGCCGCAGCGGCAGGGCAGGCCGCCCTGCTGGCGCTGTTGCTCGGGGGCTGGGAGCTGGCCGCCGACCAGGGATGGGTTTCTGCATTCCTGGTGAGCCGGCCTTCCGCCGCCGCCGGCGCCATCCTGCAGCTTGCCTCCCAGGGGCACCTCTGGGTACACCTGGCGAGCACGGCGCTGGCCTCTGCAGCCGGCTTCGTGGCAGGCACCGCTCTCGGGGTCGCCATCGCGGCCGCCCTGTGGTGGTGGCCGTACCTCGCCCGGGTGCTCGAACCTTACCTGGTCGTCTTCAACGCGATCCCGAAGGTGGCCCTGGGCCCCCTCTTCATCGTCTGGCTCGGCACCAACGTGCAGTCGGTGATCGCCATGGCCATCGCCATCACGGTCGTCGTGGCCGTGGTGGTCGTGTTGGGGGCCTTCGTGGAGACGGATCCGGCCAGGGTCCAGCTGTTGAGGTCGCTGGGAGCGCGGCGCGGGCAGATCTTTCGCATGCTGATCGTGCCATCGGCGGTGCCGGCCATCATCGGCGCGCTCAAGGTCAACGTGGGCCTGGCGCTGGTGGGCGCGGTCACCGGCGAGTTCCTGGCCGGCGGGCGGGGGCTCGGGTACCTGATCGTGTACGGCGGGCAGGTGTTCGACATGAACCTCGTCATGGCCTCGCTCGCCCTGCTGATCGGGCTCTCCGTGCTGCTCTACGCGACCGTGGCCCTCCTGGAACGGGTCATGCTCCGCCGCTTCGGCACGCAAGAGCACGAACAGCACTCGTAA
- a CDS encoding ABC transporter ATP-binding protein: protein MHRTTIRPAEQQVGQSAGRVSVEDVSYTYHNHRGETRAIAGVSLEAAPGEWVGIVGPSGCGKSTLFSIVAGLLAPDHGEVRIDGESVRGPRPDVGYMLQQDCLLEWRTVLDNALLGLDVRGARTPQAVERVKQMLRVSGLAGFERRLPRELSGGMRQRAALVRTLALDPRVVLLDEPLSAVDGQTRLLLEEELVRALRPRGATVLLVTHDIGEAIALCDRVVVLTHRPARVKANYVIDLGAGADRLSPLEARRSAAYSDYFSAIWNDLEVHA from the coding sequence ATGCACAGGACGACCATCCGCCCGGCGGAGCAGCAGGTGGGGCAGTCGGCAGGCCGGGTGTCGGTCGAAGACGTCTCCTATACCTACCACAACCACCGGGGCGAGACGCGGGCCATCGCCGGCGTCTCGCTCGAGGCCGCTCCCGGCGAGTGGGTCGGGATCGTGGGCCCGAGCGGATGCGGAAAGAGCACCCTCTTCTCCATCGTAGCAGGGCTCCTGGCTCCCGACCACGGCGAAGTGCGGATCGACGGGGAGTCTGTCCGAGGCCCCCGGCCTGACGTCGGCTACATGCTCCAGCAGGACTGCCTGCTCGAGTGGCGCACGGTGCTGGACAACGCGCTCCTGGGGCTCGACGTCCGGGGGGCCCGTACGCCCCAGGCCGTGGAGCGGGTCAAGCAGATGTTGAGGGTATCGGGCCTGGCCGGCTTCGAGCGGCGGTTGCCCAGGGAGCTCTCGGGAGGGATGCGCCAGCGGGCGGCTCTCGTGCGAACCCTGGCCCTGGATCCGCGGGTGGTGCTGCTCGACGAGCCCCTCTCTGCCGTGGACGGGCAGACCCGGCTGTTGCTCGAGGAGGAACTGGTGAGGGCGTTGCGGCCTCGGGGCGCCACCGTGCTGCTCGTCACCCACGACATCGGCGAGGCCATCGCCCTGTGCGATCGGGTGGTGGTCCTGACGCACCGCCCGGCCCGGGTCAAGGCCAACTACGTCATCGACCTGGGCGCCGGGGCCGACCGCCTGTCGCCCCTGGAGGCCCGCCGGTCGGCTGCCTATTCCGACTACTTCTCGGCCATCTGGAACGACCTGGAGGTCCACGCATGA
- a CDS encoding ABC transporter substrate-binding protein, with amino-acid sequence MRGRLSPGRRPRQVGMLARIVAALAILGLVMGSRAVHAAAGSPSRPLTVVRLSEVARSVFYAPQYVALAKGFFEQEGLEVKLATAQGADKGMAALLSGSADIGFFGPEAAVYVYQRGAQDYAVGFAQLTQTDGSFLVARHPTGQFRWTDVRGKTIIGGRKGGVPEMVLEWVLRQHGIDPHKDVQIITHLAYEAAPGAFEGGMGDYIAQFEPTMTAMEQRGIGQIVASLGVEGGEITYTVYHARKSFIQQHPDIIQRFTNAIYRGQLWVASHSIPEIAQVVAPFFPGMDRSVLERSLQRYKDQRTWKTTPVISRKGFDHLLEVIQAAGELKSRVPFDTLMTNRFAERAVAQLTPSS; translated from the coding sequence GTGAGAGGCAGGCTGTCGCCGGGGCGCCGCCCGCGGCAGGTCGGCATGCTCGCCCGGATCGTGGCCGCCCTGGCCATCCTTGGTCTCGTGATGGGTTCGAGGGCCGTCCACGCCGCTGCAGGGTCGCCGTCACGCCCGTTGACGGTGGTGCGGCTGTCGGAGGTCGCACGTTCCGTCTTCTATGCGCCCCAGTACGTGGCGCTGGCAAAGGGGTTTTTCGAGCAAGAGGGGCTCGAGGTGAAGCTGGCCACCGCACAGGGCGCCGACAAGGGCATGGCGGCCCTGCTGTCGGGGTCGGCGGACATCGGCTTCTTCGGCCCGGAGGCGGCCGTGTACGTGTACCAGCGGGGCGCCCAGGACTACGCGGTGGGCTTCGCGCAGCTCACGCAGACGGACGGCTCCTTCCTGGTGGCCCGGCACCCGACGGGGCAGTTTCGTTGGACGGACGTGCGGGGCAAGACCATCATCGGGGGGCGCAAGGGAGGCGTGCCCGAGATGGTGCTGGAGTGGGTCTTGCGCCAGCACGGCATCGACCCCCACAAAGACGTCCAGATCATCACGCACCTGGCCTACGAGGCGGCCCCCGGCGCCTTCGAGGGCGGCATGGGCGACTATATCGCCCAGTTCGAACCGACCATGACCGCCATGGAGCAGCGCGGGATCGGCCAGATCGTCGCCTCGCTGGGGGTCGAGGGAGGCGAGATCACCTACACCGTCTACCACGCCCGCAAGAGCTTCATCCAGCAGCATCCGGACATCATCCAGCGTTTCACCAACGCCATCTACCGGGGCCAACTGTGGGTCGCGAGCCACTCCATCCCCGAGATCGCTCAGGTGGTCGCACCCTTCTTCCCGGGCATGGATCGTTCGGTGCTCGAACGCTCCTTGCAGCGCTACAAGGACCAGCGTACCTGGAAGACGACCCCGGTCATCTCCCGCAAGGGATTCGACCACCTCCTGGAGGTCATCCAGGCAGCCGGCGAACTGAAGAGCCGGGTACCCTTCGACACGCTCATGACCAACCGCTTCGCCGAACGCGCCGTGGCCCAACTCACGCCGTCGTCGTGA
- the prpB gene encoding methylisocitrate lyase: MAGPAWVLERPGTEHPGTVLRRLLEGEPIVVAPGAFNPLVGLIARKVGFRALYFSGAAFSASMGLPDLGLFTLTELSQAVRQLFRATGLPIVVDADTGFGEALNVAAAVRELEEAGAAAIQIEDQEMPKKCGHLSGKSVVAAEEMVAKVAAAARVRREALIVARTDARATHGLSEAVRRARLYLEAGADVIFPEALESEEEFRTFARQVPAPLLANMTEWGKTPYLSVEQFRAMGYKMVVFPVSTLRVAARAVEEVLVAIRERGTQADLLDRMQTRRELYDLIGYEEYERFDRGLAEEGRHRAGS, encoded by the coding sequence GTGGCAGGTCCTGCGTGGGTGCTGGAGCGGCCCGGCACCGAGCACCCGGGCACCGTGTTACGAAGGCTCCTCGAAGGGGAGCCCATCGTGGTGGCGCCGGGGGCGTTCAACCCGCTGGTGGGGCTGATCGCGCGCAAGGTGGGGTTCCGGGCCCTCTATTTCTCGGGTGCCGCCTTCTCGGCCAGCATGGGGCTGCCCGACCTCGGGTTGTTCACGCTGACGGAGCTGAGCCAGGCGGTGCGGCAGCTCTTTCGCGCCACCGGGCTTCCCATCGTCGTGGACGCGGACACCGGCTTCGGAGAGGCGCTCAACGTGGCCGCGGCGGTGCGGGAGCTCGAGGAGGCGGGGGCGGCTGCGATCCAGATCGAGGATCAGGAGATGCCCAAGAAGTGCGGCCACCTGAGCGGCAAGTCCGTGGTGGCGGCCGAAGAGATGGTCGCCAAGGTGGCGGCGGCCGCCAGGGTCCGCCGAGAGGCCCTGATCGTGGCCCGGACCGACGCCAGGGCCACCCACGGGTTGAGCGAAGCGGTGCGACGGGCCCGCCTCTACCTGGAGGCGGGGGCGGACGTGATCTTCCCCGAGGCCCTCGAGAGCGAGGAGGAGTTCCGGACCTTCGCCCGGCAGGTCCCGGCGCCGTTGCTCGCCAACATGACCGAGTGGGGCAAGACCCCCTACCTGAGCGTGGAGCAGTTCCGGGCGATGGGCTACAAGATGGTCGTCTTCCCGGTGAGCACGCTGCGGGTGGCCGCACGTGCGGTAGAGGAGGTCCTGGTGGCGATCCGGGAGCGCGGCACCCAGGCGGATTTGCTGGATCGCATGCAGACCCGCCGGGAGCTGTACGACCTCATAGGCTACGAGGAGTACGAGCGGTTCGACCGGGGGCTTGCCGAGGAGGGCCGCCACCGCGCCGGCTCCTAG